A genomic region of Macaca thibetana thibetana isolate TM-01 chromosome 14, ASM2454274v1, whole genome shotgun sequence contains the following coding sequences:
- the ZNF214 gene encoding zinc finger protein 214 isoform X1, with protein sequence MAVTFEDVTIIFTWEEWKFLDSSQKRLYREVMWENYTNVMSVENWNKSYKSQEEKFRYLEYENFSCWQGWWNAGAQMCANQNYGETVQGKDSKDLTQQDRSQCQKWLILSTQVPGCGNYELTFESKNRRNLKYKNFIPWQSLETKTTQDYGREIYMSGSHGFQGGRYHLGISRKNLSMEKEQKLIVQRSYIPVEEALPQYVGVICQKDLLKDSMEENYCGCNKCKEIYCWNSWCIFHKRNQPGENLCQCSIHKACFSQRSALCRHPRIHIGKKLYGCDKVDSNFHQSSGVHFHQRVHIGEVPYSCNACGKSFSRISSLHNHQRVHTEEKFYKIECDKDLSRNSLLHIHQRLHIGEKPFKCNQCGKSFNRSSVLHVHQRVHTGEKPYKCNECGKGFSQSSNLRIHQLVHTGEKSYKCEDCGKGFTQRSNLQIHQRVHTGEKPYKCDDCGKDFSHSSDLRIHQRVHTGEKPYTCPECGKSFSKSSKLHTHQRVHTGEKPYKCEECGKGFSQRSHLLIHQRVHTGEKPYKCDDCGKGFSHSSNLHIHQRVHTGEKPYQCAKCGKGFSHSSALRIHQRVHAGEKPYKCHEYYKGFDHNSHLHNNHRRGNL encoded by the coding sequence aaaactgGAATAAGAGCTACAAATCCCAAGAAGAAAAATTCAGATACTTAGAATATGAAAATTTTTCCTGCTGGCAAGGCTGGTGGAATGCTGGTGCTCAGATGTGTGCGAATCAGAACTATGGGGAAACTGTTCAAGGGAAAGATTCCAAAGACTTAACACAGCAAGATCGCTCCCAGTGTCAGAAATGGTTAATACTTTCCACACAAGTACCAGGGTGTGGGAACTATGAACTGACTTTTGAAAGCAAAAATCGcaggaacttaaaatataaaaattttatacctTGGCAGTCCTTAGAAACAAAAACCACCCAAGACTATGGTAGAGAAATCTACATGAGTGGTTCACATGGTTTTCAAGGGGGCAGATACCATCTTGGCATATCCAGGAAAAACCTCTCCATGGAAAAAGAACAGAAGCTCATAGTTCAGCGTTCTTATATCCCAGTGGAGGAAGCCCTTCCACAGTATGTTGGGGTGATATGTCAGAAAGACCTACTGAAAGATTCAATGGAAGAAAACTACTGTGGATGTAATAAGTGTAAAGAAATTTATTGTTGGAACTCATGGTGTATTTTCCACAAGAGAAATCAACCTGGAGAAAACCTCTGTCAATGTTCTATCCATAAAGCATGCTTCTCTCAGAGATCAGCCTTGTGTAGACATCCAAGAATCCACATAGGTAAGAAGCTGTATGGATGTGATAAAGTTGACAGTAACTTTCatcagagctcaggagttcacttTCATCAGAGAGTTCACATAGGGGAGGTACCTTACAGCTGTAATGCATGTGGTAAGAGCTTCAGCCGAATCTCTAGTCTTCACAATCATCAAAGAGTTCACACAGAAGAGAAATTCTATAAAATTGAGTGTGATAAAGACCTCAGTAGGAATTCATTACTTCACATTCACCAGAGACTTCACATAGGAGAGAAGCCTTTTAAGTGCAATCAGTGTGGTAAGAGTTTTAATCGGAGTTCAGTACTTCATGTTCATCAGAGAGTCCACACAGGAGAAAAACCATATAAGTGTAATGAGTGTGGTAAGGGCTTCAGCCAGAGCTCAAATCTTCGAATTCATCAGTTAGTACACACAGGAGAGAAGTCTTATAAATGTGAAGACTGTGGTAAGGGCTTTACCCAACGCTCAAATCTTCAAATTCATCAGAGAGtgcatacaggagagaaaccttataAATGTGATGACTGTGGGAAGGACTTTAGTCACAGCTCAGATCTTCGCATTCATCAGAGAGTCCATACAGGGGAGAAACCCTATACTTGTCCTGAATGTGGGAAGAGCTTCAGTAAGAGTTCAAAGCTTCACACTCATCAAAGAgtacatactggagagaaaccctacaaatgtgaagagtgTGGCAAGGGATTCAGTCAGCGTTCACATCTTCTCATTCATCAGAGAGTCCATACAGGAGAAAAGCCCTATAAATGTGATGATTGTGGAAAGGGTTTTAGTCACAGTTCTAATCTTCACATTCATCAGAGGGtccatacaggagagaaaccttatCAATGTGCTAAGTGTGGTAAAGGTTTCAGTCATAGCTCAGCTCTTCGAATTCATCAAAGAGTCCACGCAGGAGAGAAACCTTATAAATGCCATGAATATTATAAGGGATTTGATCATAATTCACATCTTCACAATAATCATAGAAGAGGAAACTTATAA
- the ZNF214 gene encoding zinc finger protein 214 isoform X2, with protein sequence MCANQNYGETVQGKDSKDLTQQDRSQCQKWLILSTQVPGCGNYELTFESKNRRNLKYKNFIPWQSLETKTTQDYGREIYMSGSHGFQGGRYHLGISRKNLSMEKEQKLIVQRSYIPVEEALPQYVGVICQKDLLKDSMEENYCGCNKCKEIYCWNSWCIFHKRNQPGENLCQCSIHKACFSQRSALCRHPRIHIGKKLYGCDKVDSNFHQSSGVHFHQRVHIGEVPYSCNACGKSFSRISSLHNHQRVHTEEKFYKIECDKDLSRNSLLHIHQRLHIGEKPFKCNQCGKSFNRSSVLHVHQRVHTGEKPYKCNECGKGFSQSSNLRIHQLVHTGEKSYKCEDCGKGFTQRSNLQIHQRVHTGEKPYKCDDCGKDFSHSSDLRIHQRVHTGEKPYTCPECGKSFSKSSKLHTHQRVHTGEKPYKCEECGKGFSQRSHLLIHQRVHTGEKPYKCDDCGKGFSHSSNLHIHQRVHTGEKPYQCAKCGKGFSHSSALRIHQRVHAGEKPYKCHEYYKGFDHNSHLHNNHRRGNL encoded by the coding sequence ATGTGTGCGAATCAGAACTATGGGGAAACTGTTCAAGGGAAAGATTCCAAAGACTTAACACAGCAAGATCGCTCCCAGTGTCAGAAATGGTTAATACTTTCCACACAAGTACCAGGGTGTGGGAACTATGAACTGACTTTTGAAAGCAAAAATCGcaggaacttaaaatataaaaattttatacctTGGCAGTCCTTAGAAACAAAAACCACCCAAGACTATGGTAGAGAAATCTACATGAGTGGTTCACATGGTTTTCAAGGGGGCAGATACCATCTTGGCATATCCAGGAAAAACCTCTCCATGGAAAAAGAACAGAAGCTCATAGTTCAGCGTTCTTATATCCCAGTGGAGGAAGCCCTTCCACAGTATGTTGGGGTGATATGTCAGAAAGACCTACTGAAAGATTCAATGGAAGAAAACTACTGTGGATGTAATAAGTGTAAAGAAATTTATTGTTGGAACTCATGGTGTATTTTCCACAAGAGAAATCAACCTGGAGAAAACCTCTGTCAATGTTCTATCCATAAAGCATGCTTCTCTCAGAGATCAGCCTTGTGTAGACATCCAAGAATCCACATAGGTAAGAAGCTGTATGGATGTGATAAAGTTGACAGTAACTTTCatcagagctcaggagttcacttTCATCAGAGAGTTCACATAGGGGAGGTACCTTACAGCTGTAATGCATGTGGTAAGAGCTTCAGCCGAATCTCTAGTCTTCACAATCATCAAAGAGTTCACACAGAAGAGAAATTCTATAAAATTGAGTGTGATAAAGACCTCAGTAGGAATTCATTACTTCACATTCACCAGAGACTTCACATAGGAGAGAAGCCTTTTAAGTGCAATCAGTGTGGTAAGAGTTTTAATCGGAGTTCAGTACTTCATGTTCATCAGAGAGTCCACACAGGAGAAAAACCATATAAGTGTAATGAGTGTGGTAAGGGCTTCAGCCAGAGCTCAAATCTTCGAATTCATCAGTTAGTACACACAGGAGAGAAGTCTTATAAATGTGAAGACTGTGGTAAGGGCTTTACCCAACGCTCAAATCTTCAAATTCATCAGAGAGtgcatacaggagagaaaccttataAATGTGATGACTGTGGGAAGGACTTTAGTCACAGCTCAGATCTTCGCATTCATCAGAGAGTCCATACAGGGGAGAAACCCTATACTTGTCCTGAATGTGGGAAGAGCTTCAGTAAGAGTTCAAAGCTTCACACTCATCAAAGAgtacatactggagagaaaccctacaaatgtgaagagtgTGGCAAGGGATTCAGTCAGCGTTCACATCTTCTCATTCATCAGAGAGTCCATACAGGAGAAAAGCCCTATAAATGTGATGATTGTGGAAAGGGTTTTAGTCACAGTTCTAATCTTCACATTCATCAGAGGGtccatacaggagagaaaccttatCAATGTGCTAAGTGTGGTAAAGGTTTCAGTCATAGCTCAGCTCTTCGAATTCATCAAAGAGTCCACGCAGGAGAGAAACCTTATAAATGCCATGAATATTATAAGGGATTTGATCATAATTCACATCTTCACAATAATCATAGAAGAGGAAACTTATAA